In Planctomycetota bacterium, the DNA window GAGGTGCTTGGGCGGCGGCACCATCTCGTAGAGGACGCCGTCGATGCGATACCGCATCTTGAACTCGTCCTCGAACGGCTCGAAGTGGATGTCGCTGGCCTTGTCCCGGATGGCCTGCAGCAGCACCAGGTTCAGCAGCTTGACGACCTGGTTGTCGCTGGCGGCCTCGGTGATGGCGTCGAGGTCGATCGACTCGCCCCGGCCCTCGAGCGCCATGAACTTCTCGTCGCTGGCCAGCCCGCTGACCACGTCGACCACCGACTCCTGCTCCGCGTAGTGCTTGCCCAGCAGCTCGTCGATCTGCGCCGGATCGGCCACGACCGCCTCCACGGTCATGCCCAGAAGCAGCCGCAGGTCGTCCACGGCGCGGAAGTTGTCGGCGCTCTTCATCGCGATCCGAAGCCGTTTGGCCGTCGCGTTGTATTCCAGCGGCACCACGCCGTAGGCCCGGGCGCTCTCGGCGGGGATCGCGGCGATGGCCTCGCCGGCGATTTCTCGCTCGGCCAGATCCACATAGGCCATGCCGGCCTGGCCCGCCAGCGCCGCCTGGACGTCCGTTTCGGTGCAGTACTCCAGCTCGACGAGCACCTCGCCGATGGGCCGCCGCCGCGTCTTCTGGATCGACAGCGCCTCGTGCACCTGCTCGCGCGTGACCTTGCCCATCTTGGTCAGCACGCGGCCGAGCTTGCGGCCCTTCAGTTCGTCGGTGTTGGTCGTCGCCATGGTGGAGTCCTCGAGGCCGAGGCGATCATGCCGCGATCGGATCCGGAGGAGTCTTCGGCCCCCGAACCCTCGATGATGCCGGCCTCCCGAAACAAAGTCGGCCTCGCGGAAACGAGGCACCTAGAAAAACGACTAATTCAGAGCAAAGAACGGCTGGAACGGCCTTTCGTGCTCATGCGACGTCGGTCTCATCCAATTCGGGCCGGCCAACCGTCCGCCCGGTCTGGTGCACCCGATCACGCACGGCACCTGGATCCTTGGCCTTGTCAACCATCTCCTCGGCGCTGATGATGCCGCTGGTGTACAGCGACCACAGGTGGTCGTCCAGCAGCTGCATGCCGAACTTGGCCCCCGTCTGGATCGACGAATCGATGCGGAAGGTCTTGCCCTCGCGGATCAGGTTCGAGATGGCCGGCGTGACGACGAGGAACTCGTAGGCGGCGATGCGGCCGGGCTTATCGACCCGCTTGAGCAGCGCCTGGCTGAGCACCGCCAGCAGGGCCGTCGACAGCTGCACCCGGATCTGGTTCTGCTGGCTGACCGGAAAGGCGTCCACCACGCGGTCGATGGTCTTGGCGGCCCCGGTGGTGTGCAGGGTGCCAAACACCAAGTGGCCCGTCTCGGCAGCTCGGATGGCCGCCTCGATGGTCTCGAGGTCGCGCATCTCGCCGACGAGGATCACGTCGGGGTCCGAACGCAGCACGCGGCGGAGGGCCTCGGCGAAGCTGGGCACGTCGTTGCCCACCTCGCGCTGGTTGACCACGCTCTTCTTGTGGTAGTGGAAGTACTCGATCGGGTCTTCCATGGTCACGATGTGGCGGTCGTAGTAGGTGTTGATGTAGTCCAGTACCGTCGCGAGGCTGGTGGTCTTGCCCGAGCCGGTCGGCCCGGTGACCAGGAAGAGCCCACGCGGGCGGCGCGACAGGTCCTGCACCACCTCGGGCAGGCCGATCTGTTCGAAGGTCAGCAGCTCGTTGGGGATCAGGCGGAGCACCATCGCCAGATCGCCGCGCTGCTTGAAGATCGACACGCGGAAGCGGGCGGCATCGCCGTAGCCAAAGCCGAAGTCGGTGCCACCGACCTCGCTGAGCTCCTGCTGGTTCCGCTCGGGGGTGATCGACTTCATCAGCGAGACCAGGTCGTCCGAATCGAGGACCTTGGTCTCCAGGTTCTTCAGGCCGCCGTGCAAGCGGACGGTGGGCTTGCGGCCCACGGTGAGGTGGAGGTCGCTGGCGCCCGTCCGCACGACGGTGTCGAGCAGGCGGTCGATCTGCACGGTGCCGCCGCCGGCGATGGTCCTGGACTGCTCGGATTCGGTTGAGGCCATGGCTGCTCCCTCGGGTTGCTGGTGGGTCTCGTGCTAGTGGCCGCCGCCCTCGACCTGGGTGACGCGGGCGACCTCCGCGGGCGTGGTCACGCCCTTGAGGATCTTCCGCTTGCCGTCCTCCACCAGCGTCTTCATGCCGCTCTGGATGGCCTTCTGGCGGATCTCGGCCACCGGCGTCTTGCGGAAGGCCATGTCCCGCAGGTCGCTGTTCATGATCATCATCTCGAAGATGGCCTTGCGGCCCTTATAGCCCGTCGGCGCCTCGGCGCTCGACCCGGGCTTGTAGATCCTTCCCTGCCACTCGCCGTCCTGCAGGCCGGTCAGGAAGAGGTGCTTGGGGTCGGGGTTGTCGTCCAGCTCCTTCGAGGGATCGTGCAGCATCCGGATCAGCCGCTGGGCCATGATCGCTTGGATCGAGCTGGCCACGAGGAAGGGCTTGATGCCCATGTCGATCAGGCGAGTGATGGCGCTCGGGGCGTCGTTGGTGTGCAGCGTGCTGAACACCAGGTGGCCCGTCAGCGCCGCCTGGATGGCGATCTCGCCGACTTCCCTATCGCGGATCTCGCCGACCAGGATGATGTTGGGCGCCTGGCGGAGCATGGAGCGGAGGATGGCCGGGAACGTCAGCCCGATGTCCTCGCGGACCTGGCACTGGTTGATGCCCTCGAAGTTGTACTCGACCGGATCCTCCGCGGTGATGATCTTGCGGTCGGGTCGGTTGAGCACGTCCAGCGCCGAGTAGAGCGTGGTCGTCTTGCCCGAGCCGGTGGGCCCGGTCACCAGGAAGATGCCGTTGGGCCGGCGGATGATGCGGTTGAACACCTCGAGGTTGTCGGACTCGAAGCCCAGGTTCTCCAGGCCGATCCGCACCGAATCGGGCCGCAGGATACGGAGCACCACGCTCTCGCCGTGGTAGGTCGGGCAGGCCGACACGCGGTAGTCGATGTCGGTCTGGTCGACGGGCAGCTTGATGCGGCCATCCTGGGGAATGCGCTTCTCGGCGATGTTCATGCCCGCCGACAGCTTGACGCGGCTGAGCAGCGAGGCCTGCATCCGCTTGGGCAGGTTGTCCCGCTCCACGCACACGCCGTCGACGCGGTACCGCAGCCGCACGCGGTCGTTCATGGGCTCGATGTGCACGTCGCTGGCCCGCATCCGCACGGCCTCGGACAGGATGCGGTTCACGAGTCGCACG includes these proteins:
- a CDS encoding type IV pilus twitching motility protein PilT, whose translation is MASTESEQSRTIAGGGTVQIDRLLDTVVRTGASDLHLTVGRKPTVRLHGGLKNLETKVLDSDDLVSLMKSITPERNQQELSEVGGTDFGFGYGDAARFRVSIFKQRGDLAMVLRLIPNELLTFEQIGLPEVVQDLSRRPRGLFLVTGPTGSGKTTSLATVLDYINTYYDRHIVTMEDPIEYFHYHKKSVVNQREVGNDVPSFAEALRRVLRSDPDVILVGEMRDLETIEAAIRAAETGHLVFGTLHTTGAAKTIDRVVDAFPVSQQNQIRVQLSTALLAVLSQALLKRVDKPGRIAAYEFLVVTPAISNLIREGKTFRIDSSIQTGAKFGMQLLDDHLWSLYTSGIISAEEMVDKAKDPGAVRDRVHQTGRTVGRPELDETDVA
- a CDS encoding ATPase, T2SS/T4P/T4SS family; translation: MARNRKKLGEILVAKGVVSQGDLDKALGIAKGSRRRIGQALVEAGFATEEQVAEALAEQFGVPYVDPSDPKVRSSVQVDLIPKEIVRKHLVLPVEKSGNRLKLIVSDPMDLELQDMLRFRLNLEIDPMLASRSAIRGFLEGDEPGAAAQQPDQFKAGEQGLVTDSIDRSVDRSVDKSIDVAADESAPIVRLVNRILSEAVRMRASDVHIEPMNDRVRLRYRVDGVCVERDNLPKRMQASLLSRVKLSAGMNIAEKRIPQDGRIKLPVDQTDIDYRVSACPTYHGESVVLRILRPDSVRIGLENLGFESDNLEVFNRIIRRPNGIFLVTGPTGSGKTTTLYSALDVLNRPDRKIITAEDPVEYNFEGINQCQVREDIGLTFPAILRSMLRQAPNIILVGEIRDREVGEIAIQAALTGHLVFSTLHTNDAPSAITRLIDMGIKPFLVASSIQAIMAQRLIRMLHDPSKELDDNPDPKHLFLTGLQDGEWQGRIYKPGSSAEAPTGYKGRKAIFEMMIMNSDLRDMAFRKTPVAEIRQKAIQSGMKTLVEDGKRKILKGVTTPAEVARVTQVEGGGH